The following proteins are encoded in a genomic region of Primulina huaijiensis isolate GDHJ02 chromosome 3, ASM1229523v2, whole genome shotgun sequence:
- the LOC140972219 gene encoding transcription factor RADIALIS-like: MASTSMTHTSGSSWTAMENEAFEKALAVFDKDTPDRWANVAKTVGGRTPDEVKRHYEILVEDVKYIESGRVPFPNYRTTNGEAQRMRIVNMR, translated from the exons ATGGCATCGACCTCGATGACCCATACCTCAGGCAGCTCTTGGACTGCCATGGAGAACGAGGCCTTCGAGAAGGCGTTGGCCGTGTTTGACAAGGACACTCCAGATCGTTGGGCCAATGTGGCGAAGACCGTCGGCGGGCGAACCCCCGATGAAGTGAAGAGACATTACGAAATCCTTGTGGAAGATGTCAAGTATATTGAGAGTGGTAGAGTGCCATTTCCTAACTACAGGACCACCAACGGGGAAGCACAAAG GATGAGGATCGTGAACATGCGATGA